Proteins encoded together in one Bombiscardovia nodaiensis window:
- the ponA gene encoding penicillin-binding protein yields MPENKKSMTVHRFLTLLLAYLMFCVAGGVVVSGFLLPGVYGANAAAKHLLPSLSVDNVDFNVNDLPQQSRLYASDGHTVIATFYAQNRIVVPLKDVSNTMQKAVVAREDRRFFEHSGVDMQGVLRAFIQTYVKQGDTQGGSSLTQQYVKNVLMTQAEQNDDPIAEYHAREETIARKMREMLIAVQMEKQYSKAEILQGYLNIAQFGVKTYGVETAARRYFNKSAKDLDAGEAATIAAVTKNPAKFDPTVDVKASQEQRDIVLDLMEQQGYISAKQRDEAKAKPLDQMLHVQEVYAGCQTAGDAAFFCDYVTKQILNSKEFGKTPEARNRLLKEGGLDIYTTLDVNANNAAMNAARATIPVDDPSGFEVALAAIRPGTGEVLGFGLNRTYDATEKSGGTRTAINYAVDEVDGGGQGFMTGSTWKPINIVSWMQAGKSVNQPLVTSTHYPLSSFNCKDSSGQQHDFGGGYWDVTNSGGGNVSPETPLQSIVRSHNTTQGAIAQQISLCSIADTAKDMGYHNSAANEMDLKSSQYFHPPFTIGAAMASPLTMANVYATIAANGVECSPIAIKKVTDKRNKQIQVPSANCHQAIDPKIAQTAAYVINQGVSTPGGEAATTQLDGGRKTFAKTGTHEDKYMLTGGFVPQVASFVAVGNAEHQESFNGKTINGVSRGAWYGMYIATPAWKQFMNDYLKAANIPADNDYGKPDDKYLGKVQNTQQQQQQQRAPIAQQPRPAVTQPAQPAEAQPAQEADDEE; encoded by the coding sequence ATGCCTGAAAACAAGAAGTCGATGACCGTTCACCGCTTTCTCACCCTCCTGCTGGCTTACCTGATGTTCTGCGTGGCTGGCGGTGTGGTGGTCTCTGGTTTCCTCCTGCCCGGCGTGTATGGAGCGAACGCGGCGGCTAAGCACTTGCTGCCCAGCCTGTCCGTGGACAACGTCGATTTCAATGTGAACGACCTGCCCCAGCAGTCGCGCTTGTACGCCTCCGACGGGCACACGGTCATCGCTACCTTTTACGCGCAAAACCGCATTGTGGTGCCCCTGAAAGATGTCTCCAACACCATGCAAAAGGCCGTGGTGGCCCGGGAGGACCGCCGTTTCTTCGAGCACTCAGGCGTGGATATGCAGGGCGTTCTGCGCGCGTTCATTCAGACCTATGTGAAGCAGGGCGACACCCAGGGAGGCTCTTCCCTGACCCAGCAGTACGTCAAGAACGTGCTCATGACCCAGGCTGAGCAGAACGACGACCCGATCGCCGAGTACCACGCGCGCGAGGAGACCATCGCCCGTAAGATGCGCGAGATGCTGATCGCCGTGCAGATGGAAAAGCAGTACTCCAAGGCTGAGATTTTGCAGGGCTACTTAAACATTGCCCAGTTCGGCGTTAAAACCTATGGGGTGGAGACGGCGGCCCGCCGCTACTTCAACAAGTCAGCTAAGGACCTGGACGCGGGCGAGGCGGCTACGATTGCCGCAGTGACCAAGAATCCGGCCAAGTTTGACCCAACAGTAGACGTGAAGGCCTCCCAAGAGCAGCGCGATATTGTGCTCGATTTGATGGAACAGCAGGGCTATATTTCGGCCAAGCAGCGTGACGAAGCGAAGGCCAAGCCCCTGGATCAGATGTTGCATGTGCAGGAGGTGTATGCGGGCTGCCAGACCGCTGGAGACGCTGCCTTCTTCTGTGACTACGTGACCAAGCAGATTTTGAATTCTAAAGAGTTTGGCAAGACACCCGAGGCCCGCAACCGACTCCTCAAGGAGGGCGGACTCGACATTTACACCACGCTCGATGTCAATGCCAACAACGCGGCCATGAACGCGGCCCGCGCTACTATTCCCGTGGATGACCCCTCCGGCTTCGAGGTAGCACTGGCTGCTATCCGCCCTGGTACGGGCGAAGTGTTGGGGTTCGGCCTCAACCGCACCTACGATGCCACAGAGAAATCGGGCGGCACCCGCACGGCCATCAACTATGCGGTGGACGAGGTGGACGGCGGCGGCCAGGGCTTCATGACGGGCTCAACCTGGAAACCTATCAATATTGTCTCCTGGATGCAGGCGGGCAAGTCGGTCAACCAGCCCTTGGTCACGTCTACCCATTACCCGCTTTCGTCCTTTAACTGTAAGGATTCAAGTGGCCAGCAGCATGACTTCGGCGGTGGTTACTGGGATGTGACCAACTCTGGGGGAGGCAATGTTTCGCCGGAGACACCTCTGCAGAGTATTGTGCGCTCCCACAACACGACCCAGGGTGCAATCGCCCAGCAGATTAGCTTGTGCTCTATAGCTGACACAGCTAAAGATATGGGCTACCACAACTCTGCTGCCAACGAGATGGATTTGAAGTCATCCCAGTACTTCCATCCGCCGTTCACTATCGGCGCAGCTATGGCTTCCCCGCTCACTATGGCGAATGTGTACGCCACCATCGCTGCCAACGGTGTGGAGTGCTCGCCCATCGCCATCAAAAAGGTGACCGACAAGCGCAACAAGCAAATCCAGGTGCCTTCCGCCAACTGCCACCAGGCCATTGACCCCAAGATTGCGCAGACCGCGGCCTACGTCATCAATCAAGGTGTCTCTACGCCGGGCGGTGAGGCGGCCACGACCCAGCTGGACGGGGGCCGTAAGACCTTCGCTAAGACCGGTACCCACGAGGACAAGTACATGCTCACCGGCGGTTTTGTGCCCCAAGTGGCCTCATTCGTTGCCGTGGGCAACGCCGAACACCAGGAGTCCTTCAACGGCAAGACCATCAACGGTGTGAGCCGTGGCGCCTGGTACGGCATGTACATTGCCACCCCGGCTTGGAAGCAGTTTATGAACGACTACTTAAAGGCTGCGAATATACCGGCGGACAACGACTACGGTAAGCCTGACGACAAGTACTTGGGCAAGGTACAGAATACTCAGCAGCAGCAACAACAACAGCGGGCGCCGATTGCTCAGCAGCCCCGGCCTGCCGTAACTCAGCCAGCCCAACCCGCTGAAGCTCAGCCAGCTCAAGAGGCTGACGACGAGGAGTAA
- the snoP gene encoding ligase has translation MPGDMQGSQQLVRGECKMPGGKLVAVSVTISCEPASEVSAVRMVHCQIDGDFFLESVDRQEDLVEDLDQCIVSMTFPLEAPVVEGALARVLQEHKGVELIGASARTLTLALLRALEQADVPAGAIRAYGPLSPLAQGQQAPELYRDLDQEHRHVFQKRWRALPLQIVVDRPRQPAQEVALDAALAQAVCEGREPATLRIWNWASPAVVIGRFQSLSNEVHLQTAERLGFSVVRRVSGGGAMFARPEHVITYSLYTPAQFAQGLNHLWTYRLCDWWLIESLNHLGIEAGWSGMNDIASSQGKIGGAAERRFPGRAGEPGALLHHDMLSYDIDTDTMMQVLNVSQEKMADKAVRSARSRVAPLKGQTALSRSQLLTALLAYLPTLAPKAHLARLGEQVEQAGRQLAAERFSQVQWTADIV, from the coding sequence ATGCCGGGGGATATGCAAGGTAGCCAACAACTCGTGCGCGGCGAGTGCAAGATGCCGGGAGGCAAGCTGGTCGCTGTCAGTGTGACCATCAGCTGCGAACCAGCGTCAGAAGTCTCAGCAGTTCGCATGGTGCACTGTCAGATTGATGGCGACTTTTTCTTGGAATCCGTCGACAGGCAAGAGGACCTGGTTGAAGATCTGGATCAGTGCATAGTGAGCATGACCTTCCCCCTCGAAGCTCCAGTAGTGGAAGGGGCACTCGCCAGGGTTTTGCAGGAGCATAAGGGTGTTGAGCTCATAGGGGCCAGCGCTCGCACGTTGACACTTGCCCTTCTGCGCGCCCTGGAGCAAGCTGATGTACCGGCTGGAGCCATTCGTGCTTACGGGCCCTTGAGCCCTCTGGCTCAGGGGCAGCAGGCCCCTGAACTATACAGGGACCTTGACCAAGAGCACCGCCATGTTTTTCAAAAGCGCTGGCGGGCCCTGCCCTTGCAGATCGTGGTGGATCGGCCCCGGCAGCCAGCCCAGGAGGTGGCGCTCGACGCGGCCTTAGCGCAAGCTGTCTGTGAGGGTCGTGAGCCAGCCACGCTGCGTATTTGGAACTGGGCCAGCCCGGCGGTGGTCATCGGCCGCTTTCAATCCTTGAGCAATGAAGTACACCTCCAGACGGCCGAACGCCTCGGTTTTAGTGTGGTCCGGCGCGTGAGTGGCGGCGGTGCAATGTTCGCTCGGCCCGAGCATGTCATCACCTACTCTCTTTACACGCCCGCTCAGTTCGCTCAGGGCTTGAATCATCTGTGGACATACCGCCTGTGCGACTGGTGGCTGATTGAGAGCCTCAATCACTTGGGGATTGAAGCTGGCTGGTCTGGTATGAACGATATTGCCTCCTCGCAGGGCAAAATCGGCGGGGCAGCTGAGCGCCGTTTCCCTGGCCGGGCAGGCGAGCCAGGAGCCCTCCTCCACCACGACATGCTCTCCTACGATATTGATACAGATACCATGATGCAGGTGCTCAACGTGTCCCAGGAGAAGATGGCAGATAAGGCCGTGCGCTCGGCTCGTTCGAGGGTGGCTCCGCTCAAGGGGCAGACGGCTTTGAGCCGGTCCCAACTACTGACCGCCCTACTCGCCTACCTGCCGACTCTGGCCCCGAAGGCGCACCTGGCTAGGCTGGGCGAGCAGGTTGAGCAGGCGGGCCGACAGCTCGCCGCCGAACGCTTCTCCCAAGTACAATGGACAGCCGATATCGTATGA
- a CDS encoding DeoR family transcriptional regulator: MISSQRQHLILNRLRTRGAVRITALSKELGVSAMTIRRDIADLADKGLLKRVHGGAVTTSSLLAEPLFSVKSQMDMGLKDMIARRAVSYVSPGDVIAIGGGTTAYVFAQHLLESRQCEGITILTNSIPVAELVQAMESKEVEVIVTGGVITRSNSLVGPIADKVVASLRVNTVFLGTHSVSIPRGFLMPNSLEAATDMALMSIADRTIILTDHTKWSCTSLSLFASFDQVDTVVTDDGLDAESVEATKSLVRELVLAPSGESGVDKDSESPAL; the protein is encoded by the coding sequence ATGATTTCTTCGCAACGGCAGCATCTCATTCTCAACAGGCTTCGCACGCGCGGTGCCGTGCGCATTACGGCCCTGTCGAAAGAACTCGGTGTTTCCGCTATGACCATCCGGCGCGACATCGCCGATTTGGCTGATAAGGGGCTCCTGAAGCGGGTCCACGGGGGAGCGGTCACCACCTCCTCCCTCTTGGCTGAACCCCTTTTCTCAGTCAAGTCGCAGATGGACATGGGACTCAAAGATATGATTGCCCGCCGGGCGGTGTCCTATGTGTCCCCGGGCGATGTGATTGCCATCGGCGGCGGAACCACGGCCTACGTCTTCGCCCAGCACCTGCTGGAATCCCGCCAGTGCGAGGGCATCACCATCCTGACGAATTCCATCCCTGTGGCTGAACTGGTGCAGGCTATGGAGAGCAAAGAAGTGGAAGTTATCGTCACCGGTGGCGTCATCACCCGCTCCAACTCGTTGGTGGGCCCGATTGCGGACAAGGTTGTGGCCTCCCTGCGCGTCAACACTGTTTTTCTGGGCACGCACTCAGTCTCGATCCCTCGCGGCTTTTTAATGCCCAACTCCCTGGAGGCGGCTACCGATATGGCGCTCATGTCGATTGCCGACCGCACTATCATTCTGACCGACCACACCAAGTGGTCGTGCACATCGCTCTCCTTGTTTGCCTCCTTCGACCAAGTCGACACGGTGGTGACTGACGACGGCCTGGATGCTGAATCAGTCGAAGCCACTAAATCCTTGGTGCGCGAGCTGGTTCTGGCGCCCTCGGGCGAATCTGGTGTCGACAAGGACAGCGAATCGCCGGCGCTCTGA
- a CDS encoding hypothetical protein (frameshifted, insertion/deletion at around 1699739), with product MSGASGQYRPARGPVQAQTQPARARLTVKHDLALASGQGVLVVMPTYNEADNITAGLRGVLLACPRATVLVVDDDSPDGTGQIAEHLSQQEERVEVIHRQGPRGSGPPIWLVLLGG from the coding sequence ATGAGCGGCGCTTCTGGGCAATACCGGCCTGCGCGCGGCCCAGTGCAAGCTCAAACCCAGCCCGCTCGGGCTCGCCTGACGGTGAAGCACGATCTTGCGCTGGCTAGTGGCCAGGGTGTGCTAGTGGTCATGCCTACTTACAACGAGGCAGACAATATAACTGCTGGCCTGCGCGGGGTCTTGCTGGCCTGCCCGCGGGCTACGGTGCTGGTGGTAGATGACGATTCTCCTGACGGCACCGGGCAGATAGCCGAGCATCTGAGCCAGCAAGAGGAGCGTGTTGAGGTCATTCACCGGCAGGGTCCTCGGGGCTCGGGCCCGCCTATTTGGCTGGTTTTGCTTGGGGGCTAG
- a CDS encoding Crp/Fnr family transcriptional regulator — protein sequence MVVVRKANEGPQEDNALLQTALFKRVPRQEAGQLLSSLKEYRLDKGSTIFRQGDTDHRMYLLEKGRVKLVRQSMDHRVQLLSIHGRGEILGEIPVFDPNGGPRTASAVVMVSGTQVASLERDDLFAWLNQHPRVAVDMLEVLAGRLRANNERISDLVFMDVPARLAKTLIDLATRFGEPFEKGLMVPHDLTQEELAQLVGASRETVNKALMDFSNRKWISRKGRTIIIYHPGALIRRSRM from the coding sequence ATGGTGGTGGTTCGTAAAGCTAACGAAGGTCCGCAAGAGGACAATGCTCTGCTGCAAACCGCGCTCTTCAAGCGTGTCCCCAGGCAGGAGGCAGGTCAGCTCTTAAGCTCCCTGAAGGAGTACCGGCTGGACAAGGGCTCGACTATCTTCCGGCAGGGCGACACCGACCATCGCATGTACCTGCTGGAAAAGGGTCGAGTCAAGCTGGTCCGCCAGTCCATGGATCACCGCGTGCAGCTGCTGAGTATTCACGGCCGTGGCGAAATTTTGGGGGAGATTCCCGTTTTTGACCCTAATGGCGGGCCCCGTACAGCCTCTGCCGTGGTGATGGTCAGCGGCACCCAGGTGGCCTCCCTGGAGCGCGACGACCTGTTCGCCTGGCTCAATCAGCACCCGCGGGTGGCGGTCGATATGCTCGAAGTGCTCGCCGGGCGCTTGCGGGCCAACAACGAGCGCATCTCCGACCTGGTCTTTATGGATGTGCCAGCCCGCCTGGCCAAGACGCTGATTGACCTGGCCACCCGGTTTGGTGAACCCTTCGAAAAGGGGCTCATGGTGCCGCACGACTTGACTCAGGAGGAGCTGGCCCAGCTGGTGGGTGCCTCCCGGGAGACGGTCAACAAGGCGCTGATGGACTTTTCCAACCGCAAGTGGATTTCTCGTAAAGGTCGCACCATCATTATTTACCACCCAGGAGCGCTGATTCGGCGCTCTCGCATGTAA
- a CDS encoding hypothetical protein (frameshifted, insertion/deletion at around 1699733), protein MICEMDMDGSHRPQDLPRLLAALEHRSQVDVVIGSRRVRGGMTVGWPWYRDVISRMGSWYARLALGLRVHDVTAGFRAYRSRILRRVDLAGVQSSGYVFQIDMLRRVLAAGGIVQEVPIVFVERQRGSSKMDSRIVLEAVKRVSFWGLERLRRPLRAAGARRS, encoded by the coding sequence GTGATTTGCGAGATGGATATGGACGGCTCGCACCGGCCCCAGGATCTGCCGCGTTTGTTGGCTGCCCTCGAACACCGGTCCCAGGTGGATGTGGTCATTGGCTCCCGGCGGGTGCGCGGGGGCATGACTGTGGGCTGGCCCTGGTACCGGGATGTCATCTCCCGCATGGGTTCCTGGTATGCGCGCCTGGCGCTTGGTCTGCGGGTTCACGACGTGACGGCAGGTTTTCGGGCCTATCGCTCACGCATCCTGCGGCGGGTGGACCTGGCTGGCGTGCAGTCCTCTGGCTACGTATTTCAGATTGACATGCTCAGGCGGGTTCTGGCTGCGGGCGGCATTGTGCAAGAGGTGCCAATCGTTTTTGTGGAACGGCAGCGGGGCTCGTCAAAAATGGACTCTCGTATTGTGCTCGAGGCGGTGAAGCGGGTGAGCTTCTGGGGCCTGGAGCGGCTGCGGCGACCCCTGCGAGCGGCGGGGGCTCGTCGTTCATGA
- the baiC gene encoding NADH-dependent flavin oxidoreductase, producing the protein MDELHEYQEAFGRPVEVNALGRHAQTSVGASEGLETTAAMPKYGHDYAGKAGESSQSDKFGKAAERAQEGEAGKSGKKHAADNPDNPDNPDKAHKSDKPKKLKKSSKLGKGEPGGKAQQATAKLTKVKVPGLFTPMSLRQVQVRNRIWLPPMCMYSVQAQDGVATDFHYQHYVSRALGGFGLVIVESTAVSPQARISPCDLGLWNDRQEQALQRIATDVRAAGAVPVIQLNHAGRKASSGCSSLGYISRTVPADLGGWQPLAPSPLAYGKMDTPRQLGVGEIGAIVEDFAAAARRAVRAGFEGIEIHAAHGYLLSEFLDPLTNVRSDEYGGEFEHRIRLVVEVADAIRAAIPQTMPLLVRVSATDWAQGGWDLEQTIELARVLKAHGVDLVDVSTGAIVSGVYTPAKPGYQVPFAQQVRAQALVPTTAVGLITKPKQAECIVRWGQADAVEIGRAALRDPYWPLRAAYKLGLPTNQAPYPQAYLQGAYGTKR; encoded by the coding sequence ATGGACGAGCTACACGAGTACCAGGAGGCTTTTGGCAGGCCCGTTGAGGTGAATGCCCTTGGTCGGCACGCTCAGACGTCGGTCGGAGCCAGTGAAGGCCTAGAAACTACGGCTGCCATGCCTAAGTATGGACATGATTATGCGGGCAAAGCTGGCGAGTCTAGCCAGTCCGACAAATTCGGCAAGGCTGCAGAGCGGGCGCAGGAAGGCGAAGCTGGTAAATCAGGCAAAAAGCATGCTGCAGACAATCCAGACAATCCAGACAATCCAGACAAAGCGCACAAGTCCGACAAACCCAAAAAGTTGAAGAAGTCAAGTAAATTAGGCAAGGGCGAGCCAGGGGGCAAGGCCCAGCAGGCGACTGCTAAGCTTACGAAAGTCAAGGTTCCTGGACTCTTTACGCCTATGAGCCTGCGGCAGGTGCAGGTGCGCAACCGCATCTGGCTGCCGCCTATGTGCATGTACTCGGTTCAGGCGCAAGATGGCGTCGCTACTGACTTCCACTATCAGCACTATGTGTCCAGAGCCCTGGGCGGTTTTGGACTGGTGATTGTGGAATCGACCGCGGTCAGCCCGCAAGCCCGTATCTCGCCCTGCGACTTGGGCCTGTGGAACGACCGGCAGGAGCAGGCCCTGCAGCGCATCGCCACCGACGTGCGCGCTGCCGGTGCGGTGCCGGTCATCCAGCTCAACCACGCCGGGCGTAAGGCCTCGTCTGGCTGTTCTTCTCTGGGCTATATTAGTCGCACGGTGCCGGCTGACCTGGGTGGTTGGCAACCCCTGGCGCCCAGCCCTCTGGCGTACGGGAAGATGGACACGCCTCGCCAGCTAGGGGTTGGCGAAATAGGCGCCATCGTAGAAGACTTTGCGGCTGCGGCCCGGCGGGCAGTGCGTGCAGGCTTCGAGGGCATTGAAATTCACGCGGCCCACGGGTACTTGCTCTCAGAATTTTTGGACCCGCTCACCAACGTCCGCAGCGACGAGTACGGAGGTGAGTTCGAGCATCGGATCCGGCTGGTTGTCGAAGTAGCAGATGCAATTCGGGCGGCTATTCCTCAAACTATGCCCCTGCTGGTGCGCGTCTCGGCCACCGATTGGGCCCAGGGCGGCTGGGATTTGGAGCAGACTATCGAGTTGGCGCGGGTGCTGAAAGCGCACGGCGTGGATCTGGTGGACGTGTCAACTGGGGCTATCGTAAGCGGGGTCTATACGCCTGCCAAGCCCGGCTATCAGGTGCCATTTGCTCAGCAGGTACGGGCCCAGGCGCTAGTGCCGACGACGGCAGTTGGGCTGATTACCAAGCCTAAGCAGGCCGAGTGCATTGTGCGATGGGGGCAGGCCGACGCGGTCGAGATTGGTCGCGCTGCCCTCCGTGATCCCTACTGGCCCCTGCGAGCAGCCTATAAGCTCGGTCTGCCCACCAACCAGGCGCCCTACCCCCAGGCGTACTTGCAAGGCGCTTACGGTACTAAGCGATGA